The sequence ACTATAAAGATCAAGAAAGACGAAAACCTAAACGCTAAAAGCAATCCCTCTTTCCGCTGCAATCTCTCTGGCAGTTTTGCCGTCTTCCGTTTTTAGATCGGGATCCGCACCCTTCTTCAATAATAAAGAAACGATCTGTTCATTTCCTTGTCGAGACGCTGCGATATGAAGAGGAGAAAAACCGCCGTCTTGAGTGAAGTTAGGATCCGCACCGTTCTCCAAAAGTAATGCGACCGCATCCGCCCTCCAAGAAGCCACGGCGGAATGTAATGCAGTATTACCGATCGATAATTTACTTTTTGATTTAGCGTGTATGTCCGCTCCCTTCTCCAATAAAAATTGAATAATGGAAAGTTTTCCGAAATGGGAAGCAAGATGTAAAGGTGTCCAGCCATCGGGACTATAAGAGTGAACGATACTCGGATTGGAGTCTACGAGTTCTTTCACTCTTTCCTCGTGTCCCAAAGCGGCCGCTTCGAATAGATTGAGCGGAATTCCCAAGGTAAGATACGAATTTACTATATCTTGTTTGCCGTAATATAGAGCGAAAAGTACAGGAGTGATCCCTTCCGGATTTTGCTTGGAGGCGAGATCCGGACTTTCTCTCAAGGAATAGATCACTTGGGCTTTATGACCGGCGGCGATCATTTGGAACATATCGGAAATCAAGGAATAGGCCTCCGAAAAACAACGAAGGATCATCCATTCTTTTAATGCTTTGTCAATCCGGTTTCGACCGAAGGTAAAGAATTCTATTGGAATTATTCTTTGAGCTGTATTAGGTCGAAAGGTTGCAGATCCACAGAGATCGGTGCGGGAGTTAACAGCCGATTGTCTCTGGTATCGAACA is a genomic window of Leptospira dzoumogneensis containing:
- a CDS encoding ankyrin repeat domain-containing protein, which produces MSDMFQMIAAGHKAQVIYSLRESPDLASKQNPEGITPVLFALYYGKQDIVNSYLTLGIPLNLFEAAALGHEERVKELVDSNPSIVHSYSPDGWTPLHLASHFGKLSIIQFLLEKGADIHAKSKSKLSIGNTALHSAVASWRADAVALLLENGADPNFTQDGGFSPLHIAASRQGNEQIVSLLLKKGADPDLKTEDGKTAREIAAERGIAFSV